Proteins encoded in a region of the Zea mays cultivar B73 chromosome 4, Zm-B73-REFERENCE-NAM-5.0, whole genome shotgun sequence genome:
- the LOC103654171 gene encoding 60S ribosomal protein L39-like translates to MPSHKTFRIKKKLAKKMRQNRPIPYWIRMRTDNTIRYNAKRRHWRRTKLGF, encoded by the exons ATG CCGTCGCACAAGACCTTCCGGATCAAGAAGAAGCTGGCGAAGAAGATGCGCCAGAACCGCCCCATCCCCTACTGGATCCGCATGCGCACGGACAACACCATCAG GTACAACGCCAAGCGCAGGCACTGGCGCCGCACCAAGCTCGGCTTCTGA